A region of Malaclemys terrapin pileata isolate rMalTer1 chromosome 5, rMalTer1.hap1, whole genome shotgun sequence DNA encodes the following proteins:
- the LOC128838385 gene encoding E3 ubiquitin-protein ligase TRIM39-like, with product MATAQALESLQVEASCSICLDYLSDPVTIDCGHNFCRGCIARCWEELEGHFPCPVCRRRFHLRCFRTNRQLGNVAEIARQLRAKRSQRHRRPRPDAARALCHKHQQVLSLFCEKDQEAVCLACRISCHHRDHAVGSLDRAALAHKKKLRAYLGPLKRQVEDARKFLSSEQKKPAELREKIESRRQKIASEFERLHQFLQEEQQAVLRRLEDEEKEILQRLSENAAKLADHSTSLSKLITEIEERCQQPAIDLLKGIRSTLNRCENIRIPKAISIELKKDSCSFPLQHFALKKMIKKFKADVTLDPKTAHPNLILSEDRKSVRFGEAKQDLPDNPERFTYYPFVLGSEGFVSGRHYWEVEVGDKTQWTLGVCRDSVTRKGKITPSPEDGYWRLRLWNKDVYTALTSSPTPLLLRVKPKRIGIFLDYELGEISFYNLNDHSHIYTFTETFTEKLRPFFYPGVHTTPLIIRPVTDWE from the coding sequence ATGGCGacggcccaggccctggagagcCTGCAGGTGGAAGCCAGCTGCTCCATCTGCCTGGACTACCTGAGTGACCCCGTCACCATTGACTGTGGCCACAACTTCTGCCGGGGCTGCATTGCCCGCTGCTGGGAGGAGCTGGAAGGCCACTTCCCGTGCCCTGTCTGCCGCCGGCGCTTCCACCTCCGCTGCTTCCGTACCAACCGCCAGCTGGGCAATGTGGCTGAGATTGCCAGGCAGCTCCGTGCCAAGCGCAGCCAGCGCCACCGGCGCCCCCGCCCTGATGCCGCCAGGGCTCTCTGCCACAAGCACCAGCAGGTCCTCAGTCTCTTCTGCGAGAAGGACCAGGAGGCCGTGTGCCTAGCCTGCCGTATCTCCTGCCACCACCGTGACCATGCCGTGGGTTCCCTTGACAGGGCCGCCCTGGCCCATAAGAAGAAGCTGCGTGCCTACCTGGGTCCCCTGAAGAGGCAGGTAGAAGATGCTCGTAAATTCCTCTCCAGCGAGCAGAAGAAGCCGGCTGAGCTGAGGGAGAAAATTGAGAGCCGGCGGCAGAAAATTGCATCCGAGTTTGAGAGGCTGCACCAATTcctgcaggaggagcagcaggccGTGCTTCGGCGGCTAGAGGATGAGGAGAAGGAGATTCTGCAGAGGCTGAGCGAGAACGCTGCCAAGCTTGCTGACCACAGCACCAGCCTCAGTAAGCTCATCACAGAGATTGAGGAGAGGTGCCAGCAACCAGCCATTGACCTACTGAAGGGCATCAGGAGCACTCTGAACAGGTGTGAAAACATAAGGATCCCCAAGGCCATCTCCATTGAACTGAAGAAGGACAGTTGCAGTTTTCCCTTGCAGCACTTTGCCCTGAAGAAAATGATAAAGAAATTCAAAGCAGATGTGACTCTGGATCCAAAAACAGCTCATCCTAATCTTATACTGTCCGAAGACCGCAAAAGTGTGAGGTTTGGAGAGGCCAAGCAGGATCTGCCTGACAATCCTGAGAGATTTACTTATTACCCATTTGTTCTGGGCTCAGAGGGATTTGTCTCAGGCAGACattactgggaggtggaggtgggagatAAGACTCAGTGGACTTTAGGAGTTTGTAGGGACTCTGTGACTAGGAAAGGGAAGATTACACCCTCACCTGAGGATGGATATTGGAGACTCAGGCTGTGGAATAAAGATGTTTACACAGCTCTTACTTCCAGTCCCACACCCCTATTGTTGAGAGTGAAGCCTAAACGGATTGGGATTTTCCTGGATTATGAACTGGGAGAGATTTCATTTTACAATCTGAATGACCATTCTCACATCTACACTTTCACTGAAACTTTTACAGAGAAACTCCGCCCTTTTTTCTATCCCGGAGTCCATACAACTCCTCTGATAATCCGACCAGTTACAGATTGGGAATAA